The following are from one region of the Sandaracinus amylolyticus genome:
- a CDS encoding YbaB/EbfC family nucleoid-associated protein: MSTHFRGGMSELMRQASRLQRKIEQRKKELHSEVVEAGAGNDQVKVKVNGAKELVSIEIAPELLKGEDLSMVQDLVVAAVNAGMKKANEVVDAELEKVTGGLKIPGLF, encoded by the coding sequence ATGAGCACGCATTTCCGCGGCGGCATGAGCGAGCTGATGCGCCAGGCCAGCCGCCTTCAGCGCAAGATCGAGCAGCGCAAGAAGGAGCTCCATAGCGAGGTGGTCGAGGCCGGCGCCGGCAACGATCAGGTCAAGGTGAAGGTCAACGGCGCCAAGGAGCTGGTCTCGATCGAGATCGCGCCCGAGCTCCTCAAGGGCGAGGACCTCTCGATGGTCCAGGATCTCGTCGTCGCCGCGGTGAACGCCGGCATGAAGAAGGCGAACGAGGTCGTCGACGCCGAGCTCGAGAAGGTCACCGGCGGTCTCAAGATCCCGGGCTTGTTCTGA
- a CDS encoding alpha/beta fold hydrolase — protein sequence MALAHDIVRAPDRTPTRSILLLHGILGSGANLRTIARRFVAARPEWAAVLVDLRRHGASLEAPGPDTLAQAAEDVASLARSLEAPARAVLAHSFGGKVALQWLATERERAGLEHVMIVDSTPGAREDARGSESTVRVVEMLDALPYPFDSRDAFVKAVLAQDPRPAIAPWLAMSLRRSDDGFRFGPPIPSIRALLASYFATDLWGVVEAPPEGTSVHVVIGERSGVLDETDRARLDALAARLPGRVTVDRLATDHWVHAEDPEGLVRVMLARMA from the coding sequence GTGGCTCTCGCTCACGACATCGTGCGCGCGCCGGATCGCACGCCGACGCGCAGCATCTTGCTCCTGCACGGCATCCTCGGCAGCGGCGCGAACCTGCGCACGATCGCGCGGCGCTTCGTCGCGGCACGGCCCGAGTGGGCCGCGGTGCTGGTCGATCTGCGGCGTCACGGCGCGTCGCTCGAGGCGCCCGGGCCCGACACGCTCGCGCAGGCCGCGGAGGACGTCGCGTCGCTCGCGCGCTCGCTCGAGGCACCGGCGCGCGCGGTGCTCGCGCACAGCTTCGGCGGGAAGGTCGCGCTGCAGTGGCTCGCGACCGAGCGCGAGCGCGCGGGGCTCGAGCACGTGATGATCGTCGACAGCACGCCGGGGGCGCGCGAGGACGCGAGGGGCTCGGAGAGCACGGTGCGGGTCGTGGAGATGCTCGACGCCCTGCCCTACCCGTTCGACTCGCGCGACGCGTTCGTGAAGGCGGTGCTGGCGCAGGATCCGCGGCCGGCGATCGCGCCGTGGCTCGCGATGAGCCTGCGCCGCTCCGACGACGGCTTCCGGTTCGGGCCGCCGATCCCGTCGATCCGCGCGCTGCTCGCGTCGTACTTCGCGACCGATCTGTGGGGCGTCGTCGAGGCGCCCCCGGAGGGCACGTCGGTGCACGTCGTGATCGGCGAGCGCTCGGGCGTGCTCGACGAGACCGATCGTGCGCGCCTCGACGCGCTCGCGGCGCGCCTGCCGGGCCGGGTGACGGTCGATCGCCTGGCGACCGATCACTGGGTGCACGCCGAGGATCCCGAGGGCCTCGTGCGGGTGATGCTCGCGCGGATGGCCTGA
- the recR gene encoding recombination mediator RecR, translated as MDDPLAELVMLLARLPGIGERTATRLAHHVLGADPQYAAALGASIAQIHERVRHCERCGNWALDPLCRVCADPRRDPAVLCVVARVPDLAAIEKSGTFRGRYHVLHALLAPLDGIGPDAIDVDRLITRVREEGVREVVVATPLSVEGEATALYLAQSLKPFGARVSRIASGLPHGGELEFADQITLGRALDGRREL; from the coding sequence ATGGACGATCCGCTCGCCGAGCTCGTGATGCTGCTCGCGCGCCTCCCCGGCATCGGGGAGCGCACCGCGACGCGCCTCGCTCACCACGTGCTCGGCGCGGATCCCCAGTACGCCGCCGCCCTCGGTGCCTCGATCGCGCAGATCCACGAGCGCGTCCGGCACTGCGAGCGCTGCGGCAACTGGGCGCTCGATCCGCTCTGTCGCGTGTGCGCCGATCCGCGGCGCGACCCCGCCGTGCTCTGCGTCGTGGCGCGGGTGCCCGACCTCGCCGCGATCGAGAAGAGCGGCACGTTCCGCGGCCGCTACCACGTGCTGCACGCGCTGCTCGCGCCGCTCGACGGCATCGGCCCCGACGCGATCGACGTCGATCGCCTGATCACACGGGTGCGCGAAGAAGGCGTGCGCGAGGTCGTCGTCGCGACGCCGCTCAGCGTCGAGGGCGAGGCGACCGCGCTCTATCTCGCCCAGTCGCTCAAGCCCTTCGGTGCGCGGGTCTCGCGCATCGCGAGCGGCCTGCCGCACGGCGGCGAGCTCGAGTTCGCCGATCAGATCACGCTGGGCCGCGCCCTCGACGGACGACGAGAGCTGTGA
- the dnaX gene encoding DNA polymerase III subunit gamma/tau has product MAYTVLARKYRPQTFSDLVGQEHVTRTLGNAIASGRVAHAFLFTGVRGVGKTTTARILAKALNCATRGPTSEPCGTCDPCREITTGVDLDVLEIDGASNNSVEDVRRLQETIPFRPARDRFKIVIVDEVHMLSTGAFNAFLKTLEEPPPHVKFIFATTESHKVPITIRSRCQRYDFRLIPQSVVAARVRDILGREGIQADDAAVAIVAREAAGSMRDALTLLDQIVAFAGTTLVGEEVARVLGIADRDLLHRASAAVLEGDGAGALGVVDALATRGLDMLHFSKALTELMRDLVVLKVAGPGTELVALVEEERRKALDLVERVEELEMQRAFASLSLLVDEIAKASMPRLALEMGLVRLATRPPLRAIAEIVARLDALQSGRPAGPAPSGPRGGGGGGGRGGGGGTRTPRATAAPDDASALIERLRGPGARIETAERRAVMPAADDAEEEPAPAASASSSGGLRAPAAHESAEPSSAGATPTGPVASAVAPVASAVAPVASAVAPVASAVAPVASAVAPVASAVAPVASAVAPVASAVAPVASAVVPVATSSRPGATSSGPAASVVAPGATSSAPVASELRHEVTRSGPVSAQSAPAARPVPPVDPALASVDALFQALSATPRPAPASRPAPAPAVPAFVPAAFSPAVAPAPAPAVAPAPAPAPAVAPAPAPAPAPSRAAPPDADATTRWETVVAVLMETRPALGSVLLHASPSRVGRDEIVIAFPSGSFYRRQADAPDARAAIAEIAERVLGARPSVRVIERDAGDPGGQTIAELEAERQRARWEATKKKALNHPMVVEALSVFETRPDAAEVRLEGD; this is encoded by the coding sequence ATGGCGTACACGGTCCTCGCGCGGAAGTATCGACCGCAGACGTTCTCCGACCTCGTCGGGCAGGAGCACGTCACGCGCACGCTCGGGAACGCGATCGCCTCGGGCCGCGTGGCGCACGCGTTCCTGTTCACCGGCGTGCGCGGCGTGGGCAAGACGACCACCGCGCGCATCCTCGCCAAGGCGCTCAACTGCGCGACGCGCGGACCGACCAGCGAGCCCTGCGGGACGTGTGATCCGTGCCGCGAGATCACGACCGGCGTCGACCTCGACGTGCTCGAGATCGACGGCGCCTCGAACAACAGCGTCGAGGACGTGCGCAGGCTGCAGGAGACCATCCCGTTCCGCCCTGCGCGCGACCGCTTCAAGATCGTGATCGTCGACGAGGTCCACATGCTCTCGACGGGCGCGTTCAACGCGTTCCTCAAGACGCTGGAGGAGCCGCCGCCGCACGTGAAGTTCATCTTCGCGACGACGGAGTCGCACAAGGTCCCGATCACGATCCGCTCGCGCTGCCAGCGCTACGACTTCCGTCTGATCCCGCAGAGCGTCGTCGCGGCGCGGGTGCGCGACATCCTCGGCCGCGAGGGCATCCAGGCCGACGACGCGGCGGTCGCGATCGTGGCGCGCGAGGCCGCGGGCTCGATGCGCGACGCGCTCACGCTGCTCGACCAGATCGTCGCGTTCGCGGGCACGACGCTGGTGGGCGAAGAGGTCGCGCGGGTGCTCGGGATCGCGGATCGCGATCTGCTGCATCGCGCGTCGGCGGCGGTGCTCGAGGGCGACGGCGCGGGCGCGCTCGGCGTGGTCGACGCGCTCGCGACGCGCGGCCTCGACATGCTGCACTTCTCGAAGGCGCTCACCGAGCTGATGCGCGATCTCGTGGTGCTCAAGGTCGCGGGCCCGGGCACCGAGCTCGTCGCGCTGGTCGAGGAAGAGCGGCGCAAGGCGCTCGATCTCGTGGAGCGCGTCGAGGAGCTCGAGATGCAGCGCGCGTTCGCGTCGCTCTCGCTGCTCGTCGACGAGATCGCGAAGGCGTCGATGCCGCGCCTGGCGCTCGAGATGGGCCTGGTGCGCCTCGCGACGCGGCCGCCGCTGCGCGCGATCGCGGAGATCGTGGCGCGCCTCGACGCGCTGCAGTCGGGACGCCCGGCGGGCCCGGCGCCGAGCGGGCCGCGTGGTGGTGGCGGCGGGGGCGGCCGTGGTGGTGGCGGCGGCACGCGCACGCCGCGCGCGACCGCGGCGCCCGACGACGCGAGCGCGCTGATCGAGCGCCTGCGTGGCCCGGGCGCGCGCATCGAGACGGCGGAGCGTCGTGCGGTGATGCCCGCGGCCGACGACGCCGAAGAAGAACCTGCCCCTGCCGCGAGCGCGTCGTCGTCGGGCGGGCTTCGAGCGCCCGCGGCACACGAGAGCGCCGAGCCGTCGAGCGCCGGAGCAACCCCCACCGGACCGGTAGCGAGCGCTGTCGCACCGGTAGCGAGCGCTGTCGCACCGGTCGCGAGTGCTGTCGCACCGGTAGCGAGCGCTGTCGCACCGGTAGCGAGCGCTGTCGCACCGGTAGCGAGCGCTGTCGCACCGGTAGCGAGCGCTGTCGCACCGGTAGCGAGCGCTGTCGCACCGGTAGCGAGCGCTGTCGTACCGGTAGCGACTTCGTCCCGCCCCGGAGCGACTTCGTCCGGACCCGCAGCCAGCGTTGTCGCACCGGGAGCGACTTCGTCCGCACCCGTAGCGAGCGAGCTCCGACACGAAGTGACTCGTTCCGGACCTGTTTCGGCGCAGTCCGCGCCGGCGGCACGTCCTGTCCCGCCGGTCGATCCCGCGCTCGCGTCGGTCGACGCGCTCTTCCAGGCGCTCTCCGCGACCCCGCGTCCCGCACCGGCATCCCGCCCCGCGCCGGCGCCCGCGGTGCCGGCGTTCGTGCCCGCCGCGTTCTCCCCCGCCGTCGCCCCCGCACCCGCACCCGCCGTCGCCCCCGCCCCCGCACCCGCACCCGCCGTCGCACCCGCACCCGCACCCGCACCCGCCCCCTCCCGCGCCGCTCCGCCCGACGCCGACGCCACCACCCGCTGGGAGACCGTCGTCGCCGTCCTCATGGAGACCCGCCCCGCGCTCGGCTCGGTCCTCCTGCACGCCTCGCCCTCGCGCGTGGGCCGCGACGAGATCGTGATCGCGTTCCCCTCGGGCTCGTTCTACCGCCGTCAGGCCGATGCCCCCGACGCGCGCGCCGCGATCGCCGAGATCGCCGAGCGCGTCCTCGGGGCGCGCCCCTCGGTCCGCGTCATCGAGCGCGACGCCGGCGATCCCGGCGGCCAGACCATCGCCGAGCTCGAGGCCGAGCGTCAGCGCGCCCGCTGGGAGGCCACGAAGAAGAAGGCGCTCAACCACCCGATGGTGGTCGAGGCGCTCTCGGTGTTCGAGACGCGCCCCGACGCCGCCGAGGTACGACTCGAGGGCGATTGA